One window from the genome of Candidatus Synechococcus calcipolaris G9 encodes:
- the petH gene encoding ferredoxin--NADP reductase gives MYNLSATSGNTGFGSRVFRYEVTGLRQTSESDQTDYDIRRSGSTFFNVPYSRMNQFMQQISRWGGKIVSIYPLGIDTPPPPAATSAPAVEPQKKAKADIPVNIYRPNKPYMGKVISNEELVREGGEGTVKHIIFDLSEGELRYLEGQSIGIIPAGTDAKGKPHKLRLYSIASTRHGDFVDDKTVSLCVRQLEYKDPESGDKVYGVCSSYLNKVKPGDEVKITGPVGKEMLLPDDPEATIVMLGTGTGIAPFRAFLWRMFKEKHADYQFKGLAWLFFGVAYTPNILYKQELEELQEKFPENFRLTYAISREQKTAEGGKMYIQCRIAEHADELWQLLQKKNTHVYMCGLKGMEPGIDQAMTEAAAKNGADWTEFLKGTLKKESRWHVETY, from the coding sequence ATGTATAACTTGAGTGCAACCAGCGGAAATACCGGCTTTGGTAGTCGCGTATTCCGGTATGAGGTGACTGGCCTGCGTCAAACGAGTGAATCCGATCAAACCGATTATGATATTCGTCGCAGTGGTAGTACGTTTTTTAATGTGCCCTACAGCCGCATGAATCAGTTTATGCAACAGATCAGTCGTTGGGGGGGCAAGATTGTCAGTATCTATCCCCTCGGTATTGACACCCCGCCACCGCCAGCAGCAACATCAGCCCCAGCAGTTGAACCCCAGAAAAAAGCAAAGGCAGATATTCCGGTTAATATTTATCGGCCCAATAAACCCTACATGGGCAAGGTCATCTCCAATGAAGAACTGGTACGGGAAGGGGGAGAAGGCACCGTTAAGCATATTATCTTTGATCTTTCTGAGGGAGAACTGCGCTACCTAGAAGGTCAGAGCATTGGTATTATTCCTGCGGGTACGGATGCTAAGGGTAAACCCCATAAACTTCGCCTCTATTCCATTGCCTCTACCCGCCACGGTGATTTTGTGGATGATAAAACCGTATCCCTGTGTGTCCGCCAACTGGAGTACAAAGACCCAGAGAGTGGTGACAAGGTTTACGGGGTGTGCTCGTCCTACCTGAATAAGGTAAAACCCGGTGATGAGGTCAAAATTACGGGCCCTGTGGGTAAAGAAATGCTCTTGCCTGATGACCCGGAAGCAACCATTGTCATGCTGGGGACGGGGACGGGGATTGCTCCTTTCCGGGCATTCCTGTGGCGGATGTTCAAGGAGAAGCATGCAGACTATCAATTCAAAGGTTTAGCCTGGTTATTTTTTGGGGTTGCCTATACGCCTAATATTCTCTATAAGCAAGAGCTAGAGGAACTTCAAGAGAAATTCCCGGAAAACTTCCGTTTAACCTATGCCATTAGTCGGGAGCAAAAAACCGCTGAAGGGGGCAAGATGTACATCCAATGTCGGATTGCTGAACACGCCGATGAACTTTGGCAACTCCTCCAGAAGAAAAATACCCATGTCTATATGTGCGGACTCAAGGGCATGGAGCCAGGCATTGATCAAGCTATGACTGAAGCTGCGGCTAAAAATGGGGCTGACTGGACCGAGTTTCTCAAGGGAACCCTGAAAAAGGAAAGCCGTTGGCACGTGGAAACCTACTAA
- a CDS encoding hemagglutinin, whose protein sequence is MQTQIHDLTIEVKVSQAETSEKFNTLEERLSGEINTVRAEIKAVDDKLSGQIKAVDDKVIDLQDRQKTVDSRLWGFIVTLTGAIIAYLIKLSFFDQRLG, encoded by the coding sequence ATGCAGACACAGATACACGACTTAACCATAGAGGTGAAGGTCAGCCAAGCTGAGACTAGCGAAAAGTTCAACACGCTAGAGGAGCGACTATCTGGAGAGATCAACACGGTGCGGGCTGAAATCAAAGCCGTAGACGATAAGCTGTCGGGTCAAATCAAAGCAGTAGATGACAAAGTCATTGACCTTCAAGATCGCCAAAAGACCGTTGATTCGCGCCTTTGGGGATTTATTGTTACCCTCACTGGTGCGATTATCGCCTATCTCATTAAGCTGTCATTCTTTGATCAACGGTTGGGATAA
- the cas1 gene encoding CRISPR-associated endonuclease Cas1: protein MTTTLYLNRQGCSVSLKQEKIIVKYKGDICQECQLQLIDLILVFGSVQLTTQVIRACLKRGVTISYLSQSGYCYGRLLPISKRKNSLQTYQNRLTDTQKLTVARQLIHAKLHNSRVILMRQYRRRPQPTIQNAIDHLHLATQRSLNAQDLSELTGIEGAAAHRYFEALGACFQHPDLTFGGRSRRPPGNEINALLSFGYQILWNHLFGLLDTCGFDAHQGCLHQNHHGHPALVSDILEPFRAPIIKKTICEFIPSLAIPNPIF from the coding sequence ATGACAACAACCCTCTATCTTAATCGCCAAGGCTGCTCCGTAAGCCTCAAGCAAGAAAAAATCATCGTCAAATACAAAGGCGATATCTGCCAAGAGTGCCAACTCCAATTGATTGATCTCATTTTAGTCTTTGGTTCTGTCCAACTCACCACCCAAGTCATTCGTGCCTGCCTAAAACGAGGGGTAACGATCTCTTACCTTTCCCAATCTGGCTACTGCTATGGCCGCCTTTTACCCATCAGCAAACGAAAAAACTCCCTGCAAACCTATCAAAATCGCCTCACCGACACACAAAAATTAACCGTTGCCCGCCAACTGATTCATGCCAAACTGCACAATAGCCGCGTCATCCTGATGCGCCAATACCGCCGCCGTCCCCAGCCCACGATTCAAAACGCCATTGATCACTTGCACCTTGCCACCCAACGGAGCTTAAACGCTCAAGACCTTTCAGAACTGACTGGCATTGAAGGTGCCGCGGCCCATCGCTACTTTGAAGCCCTTGGGGCCTGTTTCCAGCACCCAGACCTGACCTTTGGCGGCCGCAGTCGCCGACCCCCAGGTAACGAAATAAATGCCCTACTGAGTTTTGGCTATCAAATACTCTGGAATCATTTGTTTGGCCTCCTCGATACCTGTGGCTTTGATGCCCATCAGGGTTGTCTACACCAAAATCACCATGGCCATCCTGCCCTAGTCTCAGATATTCTTGAACCCTTTCGCGCCCCCATCATTAAGAAGACCATCTGCGAATTTATCCCCTCACTCGCCATACCGAACCCCATATTCTGA